TGAGCAGCGGCAATAGCTACTCTGATCGAGGAAAAAGAACCTGGTCCTATTCCAATCAATATTTTTTCAATATTTGACGTTGAAAGACTAAGTTCTTCCAAGCAACTGAACAGGGAAGAGAAATGGCGTTTACCCTTAAAAGAAGAGCGCCAAACAACGGTCCGGTTTTCCGCTAGTGCAACACTACCGATTTCAGAAGAGGTCTCTATCGAAAGAATCATAACTCAATCATGGTTAATATATTTGTAAAGGGAAATAAAAGAAAAGAGCGATCAGCGAAGGCGTATAATTTTTCTCTCATTTTCCGAAATGATGCTTATTTGCCAATATTGTGTCCAGGGAGGTAAAAGCTGTTCAATGCTTCCAGGCCATTCGATAAAACATATTTCTTTTGAATGTAAGATTTCTTCTATATAGAGACGCAAACTCCCCTCCAATTTTTCGATTCTGTAAAGATCGATATGATAAAGTGTTTTGTTTTTAGCTTCATAGCAGTGAACAATATTAAAGGTAGGGCTTGTCACTTCAGCTTCAATTCCTAAAGCGATCGCAGCCCCCTTGACAATTTGAGTTTTTCCTGCTCCCAACTCTCCTATCAAAGCAAAAACTTCTCCTCCCCTGGCATCTTGCACAAGGCTTTTCCCAAATTCGATAGTTTCTTTAGGACTTCTGGAAATGATCGAAACCTCTGAATTCATCAGGAAAGTCCAGTTTTCCTTTTTTGCTGAAAAAGCCAATTTTCTTGAGGGGAATTTCAAAAGGCCAATTTTCTAAAAGTTTTTCTTCTTTTTCTTTAGCAACAGAAAAGAGCAGTTCATAGTCTTCCCCGTCCGTTAAAGCGTTTTTGATGGAATAACCTTTGCGGACGGGAACTTCATCAAAGTCGATTTCGAATCCTATTGCTGAAGCCCTTGCCATTCTAGGCAAATCTTTGGCTAGTCCATCGCTTATATCCATCATTGCCGTTGCCCACTGCCCCTGTGCAAGCCACTTGCCTTCTTTTATTTTGGGTATGAATAGAAGGTGATGACCGCAGTCAAAACTTCCACCGAGAACTCCTGTGACAAAAAGACTGTCTCCATCGGTTGCTCCCGATCTTAATATCGGCTTATAGCCTTCGGTTTTCCCCCAGATACTGATGACTAAAAAGAGTTGTTCAGAAAGAGTGGTTTCGCCACCAATTATAAGAAGTCCAAAGGATTGGGCTAAAGCATTAATCCCCTCGTAAATTTTTTTTATTTTTCCTATTTTCTCATTTTTATTTATGCCTATCCCAACTAGGACATAAAGAGGATCACCACCCATGGCTGCGATATCCGAAAGAGCCCTTGCTAAGGCTTTTCTACCTATTAACTCGGCAGGACTACTCGGTTCGAAATGCACATTTTCCAAAGTGGCATCCACTTTGAATAGATAATAAAGGTTGTCTTTCTCAGCCCTGACCACGGCACAATCATCTCCTATCCCCACAATTCCAGGGCCTGGTTTGTGCATATCCTTAAAGAGAATTTCTAGAAGCTGATCTTCACTAAGTTCACTGAGGAGAGACTCAGTAGAAAAAGAAAGAAAAGAATGGCTATGTTGCACTTAAGAAATGAGCTTTTTTTTTAACAATTCCTATTGAATCGGAGAAGTCAAGCCTCAATCTTCAACCATATTTTGCCAATAACAGAAGACAGGCCGTAAAACCATTAAACCAGAAATGAACAGCCATGGATAGAATCAGACATCCGCTAAATTCATAGACTGTAGCTAAAATCATCCCAAAGATGAAAAGAGGAAGAAAAGTTATCCAGTGAATGTGAAGCAGGGCAAATACAAGTCCGCTGATGACTATTGCCTTGCTTCGGCTGAAATGATACCTCAGAAACTGATACAAAAATCCTCTAAAAAGCAGTTCTTCTCCAATAGGGGCAGCTACAAGGATCAAAGATAAAATAATAGCGATATCGATCGGTTTTGAAGCGTGCAAGAAAAGATCAACGGCGGGTTGCCTGGGAACAGGCAGATGCAAGGCCTTGCCGATGGTCTCGCTCAATCCGGCTAGCATTTGCAAAGGAAGATAGGCTGAAAGACATATCCAGAAGCTCAAGACAGCGATTTTTAAGGGGTTAAAAAGTGAAGCTCCAAAATATTCTGAAAGATTGTATCCATGTAATCGCACTAAAAGGATGATAAGAAGAATAGAAAAAATGCTTAATCCAGCGCTAACTCCAAGGAGAATCCCAGAAAAAAGGAAAAGACATACAGCCAACAACTCCCACCAGCTAAAAGGAATCACAACAAAATATCCAAAGGGATTAAACCCTTCTTTTTTCCAACGCAAAAGAAAAAGACCCATGAAGAGATCAGCCAAAAGGGTAAGAAAAACGAAACTGACAATAAGAGGCTTGTAATGAACGACAAGTCGTTGTGTTAGTTCATCCACTTTTTTCTCCTCGATTTACGTGGGGTTTATAAAAACCTTTTTTTAAAGCTTAGCTGGCTTGTTTAGCCTTTTAGCATCTTCTTAACTGAGAAGAAGTCACATTAACCCTTTATTTTCAATTTCGCCAGAGAGGATATAAAACCAGTCATATTGTTTTCAGGAGCTTAGTCCAAAAGCTTGTGGATATAAGTAGTAAAGTTGGCCAGAGGATAAGGGGAACCGGATCCCCGGATAGTTAAGCTCGATTTTTGGAGTCATTCCTCTGGAGAACACTCGAAACAAATTGGATATCCTAAATGGAGGGGTATAACGGATGAGACGAGCCGATTGCACTTTGGAAAGTTCCTTGCACTTGTTAAAGGCATCTTCAAAGTAGCCCAATCCATCAATTAACCCATTTTTTAAAGCATCTTGTCCCATGAAGATCCTTCCGTCGGCAAGATTGTTTTTAAGCTTGTTGATGTCGATATGTCTTTCTTTGGAGACGATCGACACGAACCGGTTGTAAGTTTCATCGATAAGCCCTTGAACAAAAGTTTGTTCTTCAGGGGTCATTTCTCTTGTAGGATTAAGCAGATCTTTCATTTTACCCGATTTAAATACGAAGGCTTTGACCCCTACTTTTTCCATCAAGTCCTTGACAAGAAACGACTCCATGATTACACCGATGCTTCCCGTAATGGTTAAATCATTGGCCATGAGATAAGTACCTCCCACAGCTGAATAGTATCCTCCAGAAGCAGCCATCGATTCCATGTAAATGACAACAGGCTTTACGTTACGGGTAAGTCGAATTTCATGATAAATAACGTCGCTTGCGTTCACTTCTCCACCAGGCGAATTAATAGCAATAATAATACCTTTGACTTTTTTGTCTTCTCGAGCGGCTTTAAGTTGAACTTTTATGTCTTCTACACTGTTTTGTGTAAAAGTCCCTGCTTCGTCCTGGCTAATCAAACCTCGGAGATGTATAAGAGCAATTTTGGAATCTTTTATGGCAAAATCTCCTCCTACAAATTCTTCTTCCAAGCTCGTGGGAGCACCCGTTGCTTTTTTAGATTGCAAAATCGATAAGAACATGAGGTTTAAAAGTAAACTGAAGCTTAAGATCAAAACTAAAAAAACGCTGAAACAGCCACCTTTCTTATTCATCGTGCATATCCTTCATTTGGCAGAGTAAAATATTTAGACTGTTCTGCAACATTAAAAATCGGATAATCAAAGCATTAATTTCTCATTCGTGGAAATAAGGGTGAGGAAGCTTTTATCCTTTTTCCAGCCAAATCCAGAGAATGAAAACTGCTATCTAAGTTCAAAGTCTTGTTTTCTACATCTAAAAGATCGAGTATTTTTTTACTGGTTTCGGGCATAACCGGCTCAATGAGCAGTGCATATCTTTTGATACATATACTAGAGACGAACAGAATGCAATCCAACCGTTGAGATTCTTTTGGATTTTTGGCCAATGACCATGGCGAACTCATATCGATGTATCGATTGAGCTTTCTAATATGATGCCAAATTTCTTGTAAAGCAGTGGCGATATCATATTTTTCAAAATGTAGGCAATATTTCTCAAGCAGGCCGTTTTCGAGCAGTTCTTTTTCAT
The DNA window shown above is from Methylacidiphilum caldifontis and carries:
- the sppA gene encoding signal peptide peptidase SppA, whose protein sequence is MNKKGGCFSVFLVLILSFSLLLNLMFLSILQSKKATGAPTSLEEEFVGGDFAIKDSKIALIHLRGLISQDEAGTFTQNSVEDIKVQLKAAREDKKVKGIIIAINSPGGEVNASDVIYHEIRLTRNVKPVVIYMESMAASGGYYSAVGGTYLMANDLTITGSIGVIMESFLVKDLMEKVGVKAFVFKSGKMKDLLNPTREMTPEEQTFVQGLIDETYNRFVSIVSKERHIDINKLKNNLADGRIFMGQDALKNGLIDGLGYFEDAFNKCKELSKVQSARLIRYTPPFRISNLFRVFSRGMTPKIELNYPGIRFPLSSGQLYYLYPQAFGLSS
- the tsaE gene encoding tRNA (adenosine(37)-N6)-threonylcarbamoyltransferase complex ATPase subunit type 1 TsaE; this encodes MNSEVSIISRSPKETIEFGKSLVQDARGGEVFALIGELGAGKTQIVKGAAIALGIEAEVTSPTFNIVHCYEAKNKTLYHIDLYRIEKLEGSLRLYIEEILHSKEICFIEWPGSIEQLLPPWTQYWQISIISENERKIIRLR
- the thiL gene encoding thiamine-phosphate kinase, whose translation is MQHSHSFLSFSTESLLSELSEDQLLEILFKDMHKPGPGIVGIGDDCAVVRAEKDNLYYLFKVDATLENVHFEPSSPAELIGRKALARALSDIAAMGGDPLYVLVGIGINKNEKIGKIKKIYEGINALAQSFGLLIIGGETTLSEQLFLVISIWGKTEGYKPILRSGATDGDSLFVTGVLGGSFDCGHHLLFIPKIKEGKWLAQGQWATAMMDISDGLAKDLPRMARASAIGFEIDFDEVPVRKGYSIKNALTDGEDYELLFSVAKEKEEKLLENWPFEIPLKKIGFFSKKGKLDFPDEFRGFDHFQKS
- a CDS encoding CPBP family intramembrane glutamic endopeptidase gives rise to the protein MDELTQRLVVHYKPLIVSFVFLTLLADLFMGLFLLRWKKEGFNPFGYFVVIPFSWWELLAVCLFLFSGILLGVSAGLSIFSILLIILLVRLHGYNLSEYFGASLFNPLKIAVLSFWICLSAYLPLQMLAGLSETIGKALHLPVPRQPAVDLFLHASKPIDIAIILSLILVAAPIGEELLFRGFLYQFLRYHFSRSKAIVISGLVFALLHIHWITFLPLFIFGMILATVYEFSGCLILSMAVHFWFNGFTACLLLLAKYG